The sequence AAATCCACAGGCACTTTGTCGCCGTTGCCGTCCATTAATTCATCTGCAGTATAATGAAACGCGTAAACAATGGGATAAAACCCCGGGCCGGGCAAGGCCCCGGCCATGAAATCCTCATTGCCGCCCAAATAGGCAGAACCGCCGCCTTCAGCGGCAAGTGCACTGTGAATCGAACAAAAAATCATGGCAAGTACAAGTATGAAACTTGAACCTGCCTTAACCGATTTTAACAACTTTTGAGCATACGCGGTCCCAAAAAAGATACTTTTTTGCATAAAAAATGGCCTCCGTTTGTATTGTTAATATTTATAAATCGTGTCCCCGAATTTGGTATCAATAGTTTCCAATCATTTGCCGAAAAACCGCCGACATTATGTATCAAATCGAAACCGTACGCGTCCCCAAGGGCGCAAAGCATACGGCGGCCAGCCGGAAATGGGCGAATCCAAAGGGGATGCCGATAATGGTCAGACAAAGGGCTATCCCGGCTGAGATGTGAGAGATGGCCAGCCATATACCCGCAAAGATAATCCACAAAATATTCGCCAGGGTCGTACCGGTTATCACCTCTTCGCCCACGGCCCTGGCATCCACAAGTGTCTTGCCATAGGGAAAGGCGGCAAATCCTGCAATTCTAAACGCAGCCCAGCCAAAGGGAATGCCCACAACCGTGAGCATCAGAATACAGCCTGTAAGAATCCATAAAAGGCCTGCAGCCCATCCCCCGCCAAGTACAAACCAAAGCAAATTCAACAAAAAGGTCATTGTTCCTCCTGATATTTACGATAAAATTGTTCTCAACTGTTTTATAACTTCATTGCCGGGCCTGTGAAAATAGATCCCGGTGTTCTTGTCCCCGGCCATCCCCCGGATAAACAGGTAAAAGACGCCGCCAAAATGATCCGCATAATTATAATCTTTTAAACGTA comes from uncultured Desulfobacter sp. and encodes:
- a CDS encoding YccF domain-containing protein encodes the protein MTFLLNLLWFVLGGGWAAGLLWILTGCILMLTVVGIPFGWAAFRIAGFAAFPYGKTLVDARAVGEEVITGTTLANILWIIFAGIWLAISHISAGIALCLTIIGIPFGFAHFRLAAVCFAPLGTRTVSI